The Armatimonadota bacterium genome segment TGGGGACCTTCGTGACCCAGCCTCCCTTCGAACGCCAACTCAGCCGCCTCACCACCCTCTCGGAGGAGTTGGAGGCACGAGGGGAGGGGGATCGGCTCCGATCCCGGGTGCTCAGCTGGGGTACCCTTCCCGCGGCGCGGCCCGTGGCGGAGCTCTTCGATCTGCCCACCGGGACCCCCTTGCTCCGCGTGAGCCGGGTGCGGTACCTGGACGAGACTCCCCTCGCCCTCCAGGTGATCTACATGCCTGCCCCGTTGGTCCGAGGACTGCGCCCCCAGGACCTGGAACGCGGGTCCGTGTACCGGGTGCTGGAGGACCGGCTGCGCCTGCGCATCCACCGGGCGGAGCAACGGGTGGAGGCGGTGCCCGCCACCCGCTTTCACGCCCGGGTACTGGAGGTACCCGAAGGTAGCCCCCTCCTTCTCGCCCGCAGGCGCGCCTACCTTGTCACCGGCCAGCTGTTCGAGGTTACCCGCACCTACTACCGGGCCGACCGCTACTATTTCCAGGTCACCCTCTTCCGGTGAGGCCCCGTGGGAAGGAATTCCGGGAGGCGGCGACGTAGTGTATTGTATAGACAAACCCGGCTGGCGGAGGGAATCACGGTGTCCACACAACCACCTCCGCGGGAGGAACGGGATTGGCGGATCCGCCGAATCCGGGCGGCCATGGCGGAGGCCGGACTGGAGGGGCTGCTCCTGTGGGGTCCCGCATGGCGGCGGGAGAACGTGCGCTACCTCACCGGGGCCCGGATCCGGGGAGGCTTCTCCGCGGTCTACCTGCCTGCGGTCGGGGAGCCTGCCGCCTTCGTCTCCCGGGAGGAAGACCGGTCCGCTGTGGAACAAGCTGGCTGGGTTCAGGATGTTCGCCCGCTTGGGTTCCCTGAGTGTGCGGAGCTCGTGAGCCGGATCCGTGAGGGGGGATCCCCGGACCGGGTCGGGGTAGCCCTGTGGGAGCTCGTGCCGGAGGCCCTTGGGAGGGCGCTCCGGAGGGAGTTTCCCCGTACGCGCTGGGTACCCGCCACCGACCTATTGGATCGCCTCCGCATGACCAAAAGCCCCTGGGAGGTGGAGCAGGTTCGAAGGGCAGCCCGGGTGTGCGAGGTGGGGTGGGAAGCATTTCTGCATGCCCTCCGACCAGGCGTCGCGGAGTACGAGGTGGTGGCGGAGGTGGAGGGGACGCTGAAGCGGCTTGGGGCGGAGGACAACTTCCTGCTCATCGCCTCCGGCAGGGACGAGGTGAGAGGGATGACCCCGCCCGGCCGACGTCGCATCGAGCGGGGGGATCTCGTGCGCACCGAGCTCACCCCTCAGGTCAACGGGTACTGGGCCCAGATCTGCCGGACCGCGGTGGTGGGAGCGCCTACGAAGCCTCAGATCCGGTCGCTGGAGCTGTTCCGGGAGGCGATGGAGGCGGGCTTGGCGGCCTGCCGACCAGGTGTCACCGCCCACGAGGTGGCGAAGGCCCAGAACGACGTCTTCCGGAAGTACGGCTACGGGGAGTACTGCACGAGCCGGTACACCCGGGTGCGGGGACACGGACATGGCCTGCACCTGGACGAGTGGCCCACCCTCCTGGAGGGTGTAGAGATCCCTCTGGAGGAGAACACGGTACTCATCGTGCACCCAAACACCTACACACCGCTGGCGGGCTACTTCGTGCTGGGGGATCCCGTGGTGGTCACCCGGGAGGGCTGCAAGCGACTGGTCCGCACAGAACCCATCCTGTTCGCCGTGTAGGGAGGAACCCGTGAAGCGCGGGCTTGTGGTCCTCGATCCGCTTGACGTGGCCCTGGAAGAGTACACCCGGCGGGTGGGAGCGCTCCAGGATCGTCTTCGCGCCATCGGCTGCGGGCTGGGACTGATCTACGGGGATGTGTACCGGTCCGGAGACATCACATACCTCACCAACCTCTGCCTGTACTGGAATGAAGGCATCCTTGCAGTCCCCCCCGAGGGAATGCCCGTGTTCCTTACCAAACTCTCCCCCCGGGTACATCCCTGGATGCGGTCCATCTCCACGGTCGGAGACCTGAGGAGCGGCCAGGACCTTGCCGCCCTGGTGGAGGCCGTTGCCGCCGAGCATCCCGGGGGAAGCGTGGGACTGGTGGAGGAGATGTGGTGGCCTGCTCCCCTGGTGGAAGCCGTCCGGAAGCGGCTTGTGGACCGCCCCGTACGCGATCTGGGATCGGTGGTTCGGGGGTTGCGACGCCGTCCTTCCGAGGCGGAGCGCCAGCTCCTCCGGCAGAGTGCAAGGCTGGCAGCCACCGCGGTGGCCGTGGCCGCCAGCACGCCCGGCGAAAGGTCAGAGCGGGTGGCCGCCGCGGAGCGGGAGGTGCGGAGTGCAGGGGTCCGGGACGTGGTCCTGTGGTGGGATCCCGGACCCGGAAGGGGATGGTCCATAGAGGTCCTGGTGGACTGGCGGGGATACTGGGCCCACGCGGCGCGCACGGTCCTGGAGGACCGGGCCCGTCTGGAGGCGGGGGAGCGGTTCGCGGAGGCCTACCGGAGGGCCACCACGACCCTGAGGGCTGGTGTGCAGATCAGGCAGGTGGAGGCGGAGGTCCGGGCATGGCTGGGGAGCCGACCGGACGAACGGTGGTCTGTGGACGTGGTGGAGCACGTGGATCTCGAGACCCGAGGGGAGCATCGACTGCCGCAGGTGCGGGACGAGCCGCTTGCTGAGGGCACCGTGGTTTCCCTCGAGCTCCGGCTATGGGGGCCGGATGGGACGCGGTGGGTGGCCGCGGATACATACGAGGTGTATAGGGACGG includes the following:
- a CDS encoding GntR family transcriptional regulator; this encodes MSRRLGTEAQQAQPVLYRYQQIKEHLLQQIQSGKLRTGDRIPPEEELAERFGVSRMTARQAVMELVREGWLYRRQGVGTFVTQPPFERQLSRLTTLSEELEARGEGDRLRSRVLSWGTLPAARPVAELFDLPTGTPLLRVSRVRYLDETPLALQVIYMPAPLVRGLRPQDLERGSVYRVLEDRLRLRIHRAEQRVEAVPATRFHARVLEVPEGSPLLLARRRAYLVTGQLFEVTRTYYRADRYYFQVTLFR
- a CDS encoding Xaa-Pro peptidase family protein; translation: MSTQPPPREERDWRIRRIRAAMAEAGLEGLLLWGPAWRRENVRYLTGARIRGGFSAVYLPAVGEPAAFVSREEDRSAVEQAGWVQDVRPLGFPECAELVSRIREGGSPDRVGVALWELVPEALGRALRREFPRTRWVPATDLLDRLRMTKSPWEVEQVRRAARVCEVGWEAFLHALRPGVAEYEVVAEVEGTLKRLGAEDNFLLIASGRDEVRGMTPPGRRRIERGDLVRTELTPQVNGYWAQICRTAVVGAPTKPQIRSLELFREAMEAGLAACRPGVTAHEVAKAQNDVFRKYGYGEYCTSRYTRVRGHGHGLHLDEWPTLLEGVEIPLEENTVLIVHPNTYTPLAGYFVLGDPVVVTREGCKRLVRTEPILFAV